Genomic segment of Streptomyces longhuiensis:
CCCTTGTTGGTGACTCGCTGTGCGCGCGGGAAGCCGGTTACCTGGAATCCGCGGCGCCTCCAGTCGGCCACGAATCGTGACTGGGCCCGCGCTGCATCGACGTAAGGGCGGTTCGCCGCCTCAGCACGTGAAGGAGCCCCCTGATGCGCGGAGCAGTGATCCATGCCCCGGCGACGTCCGCTTCGAGACGCTGGACGACCCGAAGATCCTGCACTCGAGCGATGCGATCCGCCCGGGACGCCGGCCACTCCAGTCGGGCCGCGCTGGCCGAACGCCTGTATGCGCTGCACACCGAGCGGAATGGGTTCCGGCACTACGCCGAGCCCATGCCCGAGTGATGTGACTGACCACGCCATGCTCTTCGCACAGCGACGGACTCTGCTTCGTACCGCCCCGGCAGCTGCACTACTGATGGCGCTGGCTGCCTGCTCCAACGACTCCCCCGACGCCTCCTCTTCGCCGACCACGCGGCAGGAGACGCCGTCTTCCCCTGCCCCGTCCAGCTCTGACGGGAGCTTTACCATGGACATCCGTGTCACGCTCGACGGCCGCCCCGTCGCGGCGACTTTGAACGACAGCCCCGCCGCCCGTGACCTCGCTGCCCTGCTGCCGCTCACTTTGGACCTGGCGGACTTCCACGGGACGGAGCGGATCGGCTACCCGCCCCGCAAGCTCACCACCGACGGCGCGCCTGCCCCGGTCGCGCCAAAATCCGGTGACATCGCCTATTTCGCGCCGTGGGGCAATCTCGCCCTCTTCTACCAGGACGGGCCCTCCGCCTCCGGGCATCTCTCGTCCTCGGCCACATCGATGCCTCCTCTGATGATCGACTGGCCCGTGCTGAGCGAATCACCATCGAGTCCGCCTCTTGACCACCCCCTCCTTATACGGAAAGAAGTCTTTGATGTCCCCCGCAGCCGGGCCCGCCACCGGCAAACTGCCCTTCGTCATCTGGGTGCTCGCCGCCGGCACGTTCCTCATGGGAACCACCGAGTTCGTCATCGCGGGCCTTCTTCCGGAGATCGCCGGCGATCTCGGCGTCAGCGTCTCGCACGCCGGACTGCTGATCACCGCTTTCGCCGTCGGCATGATCATCGGTGGGCCGACCATGGCCCTGGCCACCCTGCGTCTGCCGCAGCGCCGTACGCTCGTCCTGGCCCTGGCTGTGTTCGCGCTCGGCCATGTCGCCGCCGTCCTGAGCAGCTCGTTCGCCGTCGTGCTGGCCGCGCGGGTGGTCACCGCGCTGGCCACCGGCGCGTTCTGGGCCGTCGGCTTCGGCCTCGCCACCACCGCTGCGGGCCGTGGCAACTCCACGCGTGCGGTCGGCGTGATGATGGGCGGCCTGACCCTGGCCAACGTCGTCGGTGTTCCGATCGGGTCGTTCGTCGGGCAGTACACCGGCTGGCGCGGCCCGTTCTGGGCGCTGGCCGCGCTGGCTGCCCTGGCCACCGTGTCCGTCGGGCGCTTCATCCCCCGGACGGAGCAGCGGGGCCAGGTGTCCGTGCGCGCCGAAGTGCGTGCGCTGCGGCAGGGCAGGCTGTGGCTGGCGCTCGCTGCCGCCGTACTGATCATGGGCGGTGTGCTGGCCACGTACACGTACATCACCCCGTTGCTCACCGACCGTGCCGGGATCGCGACCGGTGCCGTGCCGCTGGTCCTGACCGCCTTCGGCATCGGTGCCCTCGGCGGCACCGCGATCGGCGGCCGTCTGGGTGACCGCTTTCCCATGGCCACGACCATCACCGCCGCTGCGGCCACTGCCGTGACGCTGCTGGTCCTGATCCCGCTGTCGACCAGCCCGGTCGCGGCCGTCGTCCTGGTCTTCCTGATGGCGCTGACCGGGTTCACCGTCAACCCGGTCGTCACCTCCCTCGCCGTCCGCTACGCGGGCGACGCCCCCACCCTCACTTCGGCCCTGACCACCTCCGCCTACAACACCGGCATCGCGGCCGGCTCCGCGATCGCAGGGCGGGCCCTGAGCTCGTCCCTCGGCCTGACCGGACCCGCGCTTGTCGGCGCCGTCTCAGCGGCCCTCACCCTGCTGCCGCTCATCGTTCTCGCGCTCAGCGGCACGGCGCGCCCGGCACGGATCGTCGCCGCCCAGCACACCCATGCCGCAGGCCCGTGCAAGGACGAGACACCGGCCATGAACACGCACTGAATCCGCCTGCGTTCACCTCGCACCGATCCTGTTGGGAGCAACCTCATGAACCCCACGTACGACTTCAGCGGGCAGGTCGCTTTCGTCACCGGCGCCAGCTCCGGCATGGGCCTGGCCGCCGCCCGCGCCTTCGCCGAATCCGGCGCCGCCGTGGCCCTCGCCGACATCAACGAGACCGCGGTGAACAAAGCTGCCAACGAACTCACCGACGCCGGCCACCAGGCCCTCGCCCTGGTCTGCGACGTCACCGACGAAGACCAGGTCGCCGCAGCCGTCGACCGCACCGTCACCACTTTCGGCCGCCTCGACATGGCCTACAACAACGCCGGCATCCAGATCCCGCCCACCGACGCCGCCGACGAATCCCTCGACCAGTTCGAGAAGGTCCACGCCATCAACCTGCGCGGCATCTGGGCCGCCATGAAGCACGAACTGCGCCACATGCGCACTCAGGGCAGCGGCGCCATCGTCAACTGCTCCTCCCTCGGCGGCCTGGTCGGCATCCCCGGCCGCGCCTCCTACCACTCCACCAAGCACGGCGTAATCGGCCTGACCACCAGCGCCGCCCTCGAATACGCACCACGCGGCATCCGCATCAACGCCATCTGCCCCGGCACCATCGACACCCCCATGGTCAGCGACATGATTGCCAAGGGAGAACTCGACCGCGCCGAAGCAGAAGCAAACCAGCCCATCAACCGGCTCGGCACCGCCGACGAGATGGCCCAGGCCGTCCTGTGGCTGTGCAGTGACGGCGCGAGCTTCGTCGTCGGCGTCGCGCTTCCCGTCGACGGCGGCTACACCGCCCAATAGCCCCACGACATCCGGCCGCCGTCACCATTGTGACTGTGCACTTGAGTTGGCGCCGCTCGCCAACTCAAGTGCACGCAGTGGAAGCCTTCGCTGCGGCGGGCGGGATGGAGGACGTTCCGCCTCCAACCTGCGTCGATCTGGCGTCACTTACCGCTGTAGACGGGGAACGCGCTGTGCTCGCCGTAGTCCACGTCGCGCAGGTCTCGCAGGGCGTTCATGTCATCGCCGGAGATCTCGAAGTCGACCTCGGCATTGGACCGCATGTGTTCGGGGTTCGCTGTCTTGGGCAGCGACACCGTGCCCAGCTGGAGGGTGTAGCGGATGCACAGCTGCGGGACGGACACGCTGTACTTCTCGGCCATGGCGTGCACCTCGGCGTTCTGCAGGATCGCTCCGTATGCGATCGGCGAGTACGCCTCGACGAGGATCTGCTTGCCCTCGCAGTAGTCCAGGAGCTCTGAGGGGGTGTTGCCTGCGTGGACCAGTAGCTGGTTCACGTGCGGCACGACGGTCGCGTCCCGCAGGATGTTCTCCAGGTCCTGCTGCTGGAAGTTGGACACCCCGACGGAGCGGATCTTGCCGGCCTGATGCGCTGCTTCGAGGGCACGCTATGCTTCGCGGATGCCTTCGGCGTAGTCGCCGCCGCGGAAGTCGTCCCAGGGCTGCGGGCTGTGGATGAGCATCAGGTCGATGTACTCAATCCCGAGTTTCTGCAGTGACTCGTCGATCGAGTCCACGGCCTGGTCGTAGTCCTTGATCTCCGCGGCGAGTTTGGTCCAGACGAAGAGCTCGTCGCGGGATACGCCGGCGGTGCGCACGCCTTCGCCGACGCCGCGCTCGTTGCCGTAGGCCTGGGCGGTGTCGATGTTGCGGTAGCCGATCTCCACGGCTGCGCGGACCGCATCGGCCGCCTTGTCGTCGTCGATGAACCAGGTGCCGAGCCCCAGTTGGGGATCTGGACGCCGTTGGACAGCGTGTAGGTCTCGTCCTGGACGGTCATGGGTGTGCTCCGTTCCTCGGCAGCTTGCCGTACACCTCGTCGGTGACGGGCTCGAGCCATTCGTTGCTGACGTCTTCGCCCGGGGTGATGAAGGCGATGTGGGAGAACCACGAGTCGGCCTTCGCACCGTGCCAGTGCTTCGTGCCCGCCGGAACGCGGATCACCGTTCCCGGCTCCATGCTGATGGGCTCCTCGCCCTCGGCCTGGTACCAGCCGCTGCCCGCCGTGCACAGCAGGATCTGATCGCCACCGCCGCCCGTGCCGTGGTGGATGTGCCAGTTGTTGCGGCAGCCCGGCTCGAAGGAGACGTTGCTGACGGGAACACTTCCCGAGGCGAGCGGAGCCAGGTAGCTCTCGCCGATGAAGTACTGCGCGTAGGCGTCGTTCTTCTCCCCGAGCGGGAAGATCTGATCGAATTCGGTGACGGTCATTTCGTTCTTTCCTTGTGTTTCAGCGTGTCCCGCTCTAGCGATTGACGTACGCCATGTGCTCGGCGTTGTAGCGATCGCCGCTGACGCCGACCCGCTGGGCGAGGCCGTCGAGGTCGGCCACCTCGTCCGCGGACAGCGCGAGCGCCGTCGCGGCGTTGTTCTCCTGGATGCGTGCCGTGCGGCGGGTGCCCGGGATCGGCACGATCCACGGCTGCTGCGCGAGCAGCCAGGCCAGGGCGATCTGGCCCGGCGTCGCACCCTTCGCCTCGGCGAGCTGCCGGACGTGGGCGACGAGCGCCTGGTTCGCGGCCAGGTTCTCCGCCGTGAAGCGCGGGACCCGGTGGCGGATGTCGCCGTCGGTGAAGGTTGCGGACGTTGCGACGGTGCCGGTGAGGAAGCCCTTGCCGAGGGGGCTGAACGGCACGAAGCCAATGCCGAGTTCAGCGAGCGTGGGCAGCACCTCGGCCTCCGGGTCTCGTGTCCACAGGGAGTACTCGCTCTGGACCGCAGTCACGGAATGGACGGCGTGTGCGGCGCGGATGGTGGCGGCCGAGGCCTCGGAGAGCCCGAAGTGCCTGACCTTCCCCTCGGCGATCAGCTCGCCGACCGTGCCCGCGACGTCCTCGATGGGCACGTCGGGGTCGACGCGGTGCTGGTAGAACAGGTCGATCGCCTCGGTGCGGAGCCGCTTCAGGGACCGCTCCGCGACGTGGCGGATCTGCTCGGGACGGCTGTTGAGGCCCACGCTCCGGCCGTTTTGGATGTCCCATCCGAACTTGGTGGCGATCACGACCTGGTCGCGGATCGGCTCGAGCGCCTCGCCGACCAGCTCCTCGTTCACGTAGGGCCCGTAGACCTCGGCGGTGTCGAAGAACGTCACTCCTTCGTCGACGGCGGCGCCCCGCAGCACCGCGATCATGTCGTCGCGGCTGCCGGGGTTGGGGCCGTAGCTCTGGGACATGCCCATCGCACCGAGCCCGATCGCGGAGATCTCCAGGCCTTGTCCCAGTGTTCTGGTGTGCATGGTCAACTTTCTTGGATCGTGGTCAGGTGCCCGCCGCGGAGCGGTCGCACGGTGGACGTCGCGGCGAGGCTGGCGAGCAGCTGCAGGCGCTCCTGGCTGGGCGAGCCGGGCTCCGCGGTGTAGATGAGGAAGGAAAGGCCGGGCTCGGCGGTCAGCTCCATCCCCTCATAGGTCAAGGTGAGGTCGCCGACCTCGTGGTGGTGGAACTCCTTGGTGCCCGATCCGTGGCGGCGCACGTTGTGTGCTCCCCACCGGGTGCGGAATTCGTCGCTGCACGTGGACAGCTCGCCGATCAGGTCGTGCAGCTGCTTGTCCCGGGGATCCCTGCCCGCCTCCGTGCGCAAGATGGAAACGGTGATATCCGCAGCCGCCGCCCAGTCGGGGTAGAACGCCTTGGCTCGTTCGTCAAGGAAGCAGTAGCGCGCCAGGTTCCCCTGCCCCGGGCCGTCGAACACCTCGTCGTAGAAGACATGTCCGAGGGCGTTGGTGGCAAGGACGTCCATCCGGCCGTTGCGCACGAACGCGGGCCCGCGGTCGATGGCATCCAGCGCACGGGTCAGGCTCTCCCGGGGTACCCACTTCTTCGACCCGCGCCTGCGCACGGGCCGGGCCGCGCCATGGGCCGCCCGGGCCAAGTCGAAGAGGTGCTCGCGCTCGGCGTCGTCCAGCTGCAGCGCCCGGGCGAGCGACTCCAGCACGGCGTCGGACACGCCGGCCAAGTGGCCACGCTCGATCTTGGCGTAGTACTCCGGGCTCACGTCCGCGAGCATCGCCACCTCGCCGCGGCGCAGGCCCGCCACCCTCCGGTGCCCGGAGACCGGCAGCCCGACCTGCTCGGGAGTGAGCTTCGCTCGACGGGACATGAGGAACTCCCGTGCTTGGTTCCTTGCGTCCATGCGTTCCACGCTAAGCCGCGAAGCCGCTGTGAGGGATGCCCTGCCAGTACGCCCCTCACCGGGGACTCCCTCGCTCGGCATGTGCGGCGATGTCATCGGCATTACACAGACAGAGATCGATCGACGCACGTCGACGCAGACAGGGAGAGATCATGACTGAGAACACGAGCACCGGCTGGACCGGCGGGAAGAACGCCTTC
This window contains:
- a CDS encoding MFS transporter, yielding MSPAAGPATGKLPFVIWVLAAGTFLMGTTEFVIAGLLPEIAGDLGVSVSHAGLLITAFAVGMIIGGPTMALATLRLPQRRTLVLALAVFALGHVAAVLSSSFAVVLAARVVTALATGAFWAVGFGLATTAAGRGNSTRAVGVMMGGLTLANVVGVPIGSFVGQYTGWRGPFWALAALAALATVSVGRFIPRTEQRGQVSVRAEVRALRQGRLWLALAAAVLIMGGVLATYTYITPLLTDRAGIATGAVPLVLTAFGIGALGGTAIGGRLGDRFPMATTITAAAATAVTLLVLIPLSTSPVAAVVLVFLMALTGFTVNPVVTSLAVRYAGDAPTLTSALTTSAYNTGIAAGSAIAGRALSSSLGLTGPALVGAVSAALTLLPLIVLALSGTARPARIVAAQHTHAAGPCKDETPAMNTH
- a CDS encoding SDR family NAD(P)-dependent oxidoreductase, coding for MNPTYDFSGQVAFVTGASSGMGLAAARAFAESGAAVALADINETAVNKAANELTDAGHQALALVCDVTDEDQVAAAVDRTVTTFGRLDMAYNNAGIQIPPTDAADESLDQFEKVHAINLRGIWAAMKHELRHMRTQGSGAIVNCSSLGGLVGIPGRASYHSTKHGVIGLTTSAALEYAPRGIRINAICPGTIDTPMVSDMIAKGELDRAEAEANQPINRLGTADEMAQAVLWLCSDGASFVVGVALPVDGGYTAQ
- a CDS encoding cupin domain-containing protein, producing the protein MTVTEFDQIFPLGEKNDAYAQYFIGESYLAPLASGSVPVSNVSFEPGCRNNWHIHHGTGGGGDQILLCTAGSGWYQAEGEEPISMEPGTVIRVPAGTKHWHGAKADSWFSHIAFITPGEDVSNEWLEPVTDEVYGKLPRNGAHP
- a CDS encoding aldo/keto reductase, with the protein product MHTRTLGQGLEISAIGLGAMGMSQSYGPNPGSRDDMIAVLRGAAVDEGVTFFDTAEVYGPYVNEELVGEALEPIRDQVVIATKFGWDIQNGRSVGLNSRPEQIRHVAERSLKRLRTEAIDLFYQHRVDPDVPIEDVAGTVGELIAEGKVRHFGLSEASAATIRAAHAVHSVTAVQSEYSLWTRDPEAEVLPTLAELGIGFVPFSPLGKGFLTGTVATSATFTDGDIRHRVPRFTAENLAANQALVAHVRQLAEAKGATPGQIALAWLLAQQPWIVPIPGTRRTARIQENNAATALALSADEVADLDGLAQRVGVSGDRYNAEHMAYVNR
- a CDS encoding helix-turn-helix transcriptional regulator; amino-acid sequence: MDARNQAREFLMSRRAKLTPEQVGLPVSGHRRVAGLRRGEVAMLADVSPEYYAKIERGHLAGVSDAVLESLARALQLDDAEREHLFDLARAAHGAARPVRRRGSKKWVPRESLTRALDAIDRGPAFVRNGRMDVLATNALGHVFYDEVFDGPGQGNLARYCFLDERAKAFYPDWAAAADITVSILRTEAGRDPRDKQLHDLIGELSTCSDEFRTRWGAHNVRRHGSGTKEFHHHEVGDLTLTYEGMELTAEPGLSFLIYTAEPGSPSQERLQLLASLAATSTVRPLRGGHLTTIQES